Sequence from the Clostridium butyricum genome:
GAACTGTGACAGCAATATCCTTGTACCTTTTTCAGCATTTTATAGTACTATAGAAACTTTCTTAGATTCTTCAATCAGATCTGTAATAATGAATGCAGAAAAAAATGAAAACTTAGATAAGTTTGATGTTGAAGTATTAAAATTATTATTCCTTGTTAAATATGTAAAAGAAATAAAAGCAAATATAGAAAACTTATCAACACTACTTGTAGATGAAATAGATGCTTCTAAAAAGGAAATTAAAGATAAAGTAAATGAAGCATTAAAGAAATTAATAAAACAGACTCTTGTTCAAAAAAATGGTGATGAATATGTATTCTTAACTAATGATGAACAAGATGTAAATAAAGAAATAAAGAATATTTCTATTGATAGCGGTGAAATAACTTTAAAGGCTGGAGAAATAATATTTGATGATATTTATGGAGAAAGCAAGTTCACTTATTCTAGAAAATATATTTTTGCATTTAATAAGATTGTTGATGACAGGACTAGAGGACCACAAAATAATGAAGTAGGAGTTAAGGTAATAACTGCAAACTTTAATTTAGTTGGTGGAACATCACAAAGTGAATTAAAACAGTTATCTGTTAGAGAAAATAATGTAATAGTAAGTATTGCAAAAGATGATAAGTTTATAGAGGAAATAGAAAATGTATTAAAAATAGATGCATATTTGAGATTAAAAGGCGGAACAAAATCATCAACATCTATTGAAGATATTAAAACTAAAAAGAGCAGAGAAAGAGAAGACAGATTAAAGAGAGCAAAATTCTTAATTGAAGAGTCACTCCGAACATCTGAAATATATGTTAATGGTACTTTATTAGAATTAAAAGAGAAGTCTGGTGTAGATAAGATTAATGAAGGACTTAAATCACTTATTGATTCTAAATATAATAAGATAAATTACATTAAGGAATTTAAGGATAGCAGCAAAGATTTATATGATATTATGGATGCCAAATTAAATCAAATATCTTTAGTTGATAATGATCCTAACAGATTAGCAGTGGAAGAAATTAAAACTCACATTGAGACAAGTACAGCAAGAAATCTTCAGGTTACTGTAAAAAGTGTATTAAGCAAGTTCTCAAATGCACCATATGGATGGAAGGACATAGATATTCAAAGCATTATAGTAACATTATTTAAAAAGCAGGATATAAAGGCAGTATTAAACGATGAAGTTTTAGCGCCTAATAATAGAGAAATAGTTAATTATGTTACTAAAAGAGATTATGTTGAAAGAGTTATCTTAAAAACAAGAGAAAAAGTTCCAAATAAATATATAGAAGTTTTAAAGGATTTAAATAAAGATATTTTTGGATTCTCATCAATTCCTAGCGACGAAGATGGAATGATGGCTAGTTTTAAGGATTCTAGCAGAAGTGAATTGCACAGAATTGATTTAATGCTTAATAACTTCAGTATAGGCTGTAAATATCCAGGGGAAGATGTTTTAATGAATGGCCAGAAATTATTTAAGGAAGTTATAGAAATTAAAGATACATTAGAATTCTTTAAAGAAGTATATGATTCTGAAGATGATTTCTTAGATTATGTAGATAAGATTGATAACATCAAAGGATTCTTCTTTAAGAAGGAAAATGGAAGTATAGATACATCATCAAAAGGAGAGCAGAGAATAATCTTTGATAATGCACTTAAAACTATAAGCAATTTTGATGAAAATTGTGAATTCTTTGTGAATGATGAAATAGATAACATTGTAAATGAAATAAAAGATATCACAAAGATGAAAGAACCATATAGCAAGATTCCTAATATTCCATTGCTTATAGAAAAATATAATAATAAGGTTTTAGAATTATTGGAAGAAGAAAGCAAGCCAGTAATAGAATTTATTCAACAGTCGAAAAAAGAAGTTATTGAAGCCTTAGAAAATTATGATTTGAAAGATAAGTTTGAAACACAAGTTATAGATGATTTCAACAGATATGTAGATAGAAGTGAAAAAGCAGATAACTTTACCACTCTTTCATCAATGAAGGATTTGACAGATAAATTAAAGGTTAAGTGGATAAGACAAATTGTTTCTGAAGCAGAAACTATAAAGAGACTAAAGGAACAGGAAATAGCAAAGGCTAATACAATTACTGAAACACAAAGTAAAGATGACTATAAGGCATCTAAACCATTAGAACAACGTTCTATACCAGAAGTAAAAGTTGAAATAAAAACTAAAACATTAAGTATGAGAGAACTAGTTAAAGGGCAGAAAGTAATAAAGAATGAAAGCGATATTGATGAAATAGTTGAAACTTTAAGAAAAAAATTGCAAGAAGAATTAGATACAGATACTATAATAACTTTAATTTAAGAATTGAGTGTATAGTCAGTACAATAATATTGACTATACATTAACTAAGACTTGGAGGAAGAAGAGTGGATAAGAATAAGATAAAATCTTTTGCTGTATGGGCAAGAAGAAAAATGATAGAATCTGTTACTGAAAAAGCAGAGAGAATAGGTATTACACAAGATAAAATAGAAGAAGTAGAACAAGTGCAAGGTGGATTTAAGTTAGGTGAAGAAACTTTTTATCTATCAATTAAACATAGAAATGCTTTGATACATGAGATTAATGAAAAGGGCTTCGAAGAAGTAATGGAAGAAGTAGCCTATACTTGGTTTAATAGATTCATGGGACTTAGATATATGGAAGTTAACGATTATCTTCCTTCTGGAGTAAGGATCCTTTCATCATCTGTTGATGGCAGAATTGAACCAGATGTATTAAGTAAATTATCTGAAATAATAGAAGAATTAAGTTTGAATGGTGAAGAAATATATGAACTTTTAGATAGTGGAACTACAAGTGATCGTGAAAAGGCTTATAGAACTATATTAGTAAAGCAATGTAATGAGTTAGGTAAGATAATGCCTCAGATGTTTGAAAAAATAAGTGATTATACAGAATTACTTTTACCAGATAACTTGCTTGAAGAAGGTTCTGTAATAAGAAAAATGGTAGAAGATATTGAGGAGTCTGACTGGAAAGAAGAAGTTGAAATAATAGGTTGGATGTATCAGTACTACATATCTGAAAAGAAAGATGAAGTATTTGCAGCACTAAAAAAGAATGTAAAGATAACAAAAGAAAATATTCCAGCAGCAACTCAACTTTTCACACCGAAGTGGATAGTAAAGTATATGGTTGAAAATTCACTAGGCAGATTATGGATTGAAGGTCATCCAAATGATGAATTACAAAGTGAATGGAAATATTACTTAGAAGAAGTAGAGCAGGAGCCAGAAGTAGAAGAAGAATTACAAAAAATAAGAGAAGAACATTTAAGACTAACCCCTGAAGATATTAAAGTATTAGATCCATGCATGGGTAGCGGTCATATATTAGTTTATGCTTTCGATGTTCTTTATGAAATATATAAGACAGCGGGTTATAGTGAAAGAGAAATACCTAAATTAATATTAAAAAACAATTTATATGGTTTAGATATAGATGATAGAGCAGCACAACTTGCATCATTTGCTTTAATAATGAAGGCTAGACATTATAATAGAAGATTATTTAGAGAAATAGAACGTGAGCATTTAGAGTTGAATTTATGTTCAATACAGGAAAGTAATGAAATAACTGATGAAGCAATAGATTATTTTGCAAATGGAAATGAAGAATTGAAGAATGATGTTAAATATTTAGTTGATGTATTTACTGATGCTAAGGAATATGGTTCTATTCTTGAAGTAAAGTCAGTTGATTTTGATGCAATAAAACAAAGATTAAAAGAAGTTGAAGATGAAGATAATCTTATGTTTGGGGATTATAGAAAGGCTATACTTGATAATTTGCCAGCAATTGTTATGCAAGGGAAGACAATGAGCAGATTATATGAGGTTTGCATAACTAATCCACCTTATATGGGATCAGATGGAATGAGTCAAAAATTAAGAGACTTTGTAATTAAGGAGTATCCAAGTTCTAAAAGTGACATGTATTCAGTATTTATTGAAAAAACATTTAAATATACTAAATCAAATTATTTAACATCATTAGTGACAATGCATTCATGGATGTTTTTGAATTCATATAAAGATTTAAGAAAAAAAATAATAACAGATTTTACGATTAATTCTTTAGTACAACTAGGATTTGAGGCATTTGAAGGTATTAATGGAAAAGTAGTTCAAACTGTTAGTTGGGTATCAAGAAAGAAATCAATTAAAGATTTTAAAGCAACATATATTAAACTTGTTGATTTTTATGATTCGCAAAGATATCGAAAGGAGATTGAATTTTTTAATAATAAGAATAGATATTGTGAAACAAGACAAATAGATTATTTGAAAATTGATGGAATGCCTATAAATTATTGGATTAGTAATAAAGTAAGAACGATTTTTTCTATTGCTAATAAATTAGAAACTTTAGGAGAGGCTAGGCAAGGATTAGCAACAGGGGATAATGATAAATTTATTAGAATATGGACTGAAGTAGATTATTCAAAGATTGGATTTTATTTTCCATCAACAGAATCATTTTTAGAGTCAAGTTTTAAATATGCACCTATAAATAAAGGGGGACTATTTAGAAAATGGTATGGCAATAATGAAAGTGTTATAAAATTTGATCAGCCTAGTTTCGAGATATTATCTAAGCAAGGAAATAAATTACCATCAAAACAATTCTATTTTAAAAAGGGGATGACATGGACTAAAGTTAGCACTAACACATTCTCTGTTAGATATTGTGATAAAGGTTATGTATTTAGTGATGCAGGAATGAAAATCACTATGGATGAAAGAAATCTATCATATATTGGTTCATTACTAAACTCAAAAATAGTTAATAAATTTTTGGCAGCGATATCAGAAACGATAAATTACGAAAAGGGAAACATCGCAAGAATACCAATAATAATTGAAGAGAGATTTAAGGGGAGAATTAATTCCAGTTTTGAAGAATGTATTAATCTGTCGAAAAATGATTGGGATTCTTTTGAAACATCATGGGATTTTAAAGTTCATCCATTATTGAAATTATTGGATATTGGAAGCCAATATAAATTAAGTTCGATATTTAATATATGGGAAACTGAATGTGAAGAAAATTTTGTACAGTTAAAATCTAATGAAGAGGAGTTAAACAGAATATTCATTGATATTTATGGTTTACAGGACGAATTAACTCCAGAAGTTGAAGAGAAAGATATTACTATTAGAAAAGCGGATAGAACAAGAGAGATTAAATCACTTATTTCTTATGCAGTTGGCTGTATGTTCGGAAGATATTCTATAGATGCAGAAGGGCTTATTTATGCTGGTGGAGAGTTTGGTGACAAGTGGTCAATAAATAGTAATCAATGTAAAGTAAGAAGTATTAATAAAGATGATGAAGGGAATGTGATAAGTGTTTCATGGGGTGATGCTACATTTGTACCTGACAAAGATAATATTATTCCAATTACTGAAGATGAGTACTTTGAAGATGATATAGTTGCGAGATTTATAGAATTTATAAGAACTGTATATGGAGAAGAGAATCTTGAAGAAAACCTAGATTATATTGCAGATTCTATTGGAAGAAAGACTTCTGAAAGTGCAAGACAGGCAATTAGAAGATACTTTATAAAAGATTTCTATAAGGACCATTTAAAAATTTATCAAAAGAGACCTATTTACTGGATGTTTGACAGTGGTAAAAATGATGGATTTAAATGTTTAGTTTATATGCACAGATACAATGAGCAGACTATAGCAAAGGTTAGAACAGATTATCTTCATACGCTACAAAGAAAATATGAAGCGGAAATTAACAGGCAGCAGTTGGTTCTAGATTCAAGTGATAGTAGCGCAAAGGATAAGGCTGTTGCTAAGAAGAAGATTGATAGAATTAATAAGCAGATTGAAGAATGCAAGGAATATGATGAAGTTGTAGCATATTTTGCAAATGAAAAGATATCTATTGATTTAGATGATGGAGTTAAGGTTAATTATGCTAAATTCCAGGATGTTAAAGTTATAAATTCAAAGAATAAAGAAGTTAAAATGAATTTATTGGCAAAAATATAAAAGGTAAGTGATTTTTGGGGAAATAAAATGAAGAACAATTACTATAATGATGAAGAAAAGGTTAAAAGAATATTAAATATAAACTCATTTAGAGAAGTGAAAAAAGAAAAGATAATTGAATTAATAACAATGTCAAATTCTTTAGATAAGGAAACTTATAAAAAAGATTATAGAACAAATACCTAATTTTAATAATGTACTTAATGAATTTTTAGATGGAGGAAAAGAAATTGTAAAATCATCAAAAGAATTAGGTGATAAGGAAATAGAAACTTTGAATAATATAAGCGATAGCATAAAAGAACTTCTTAAGGATGATAAATTAACGGGTAATCAGAAGGATAAACTTATCGATTTGTTGCGTGAAATTGTAAAAATTATACCTGAAATTGGGGAGAAAAATAGACTGCAATTTCTTGATATGTTAAAGATTTTTGCTAATTGTGCAGGTAGTATAGCAATGATTATGGCTGCAATTGTTGGAGTTAAATTCATTAAGAGGAGATAAGATGAATTATTAATGAGGTGGATAAATAGTGAATTTACAAGAAATAAGAAATTTTCTAAAAGATTTATTTTCTAAGCCATTAGGTGATGGTAAGAAGCGTAACATTGTATTTTGGTATGATGAAAATGAAGATTTTATTGAAGAAATAGATAGTTTTGATTTAGAAGACGTTAAAGTTATTAAGTTAACTGAAAATAATGCTTTTCATACAAAGTATTATATAGAGAAAGAAAATACAGAAAGTAATATTCTTATATATTCTAATATGAAAAAACCAGAGCCAAATGAAGACTGGCTTTATGATATATTCTGTTATAGTGAAGAGTTCTCTACTGATAGAGCAACTGTTATTATGCGTGAATTAGGAGTTGTAAATCCAGCCTTAAAAGATGAATTTAAACTATATAACACATTCTTTAAGAATAAAGAGAGAATTGCAGCATTTAAAAATTTAAATGTTGCAGATTTCACTGAAGAAAAGGTTCATATGGCTGTTTTATGTGTATTAACGAAAACAAAGATAATGGATTTTGAAGAGATATTAAAGAATTTAATAAAAGACTATTTAGATGATGAGCATAGATTATATGAAAATATAACTAAGTTTGGAAGTGAAGAAGAACTCTGGAACCTTATAAGAAAATATTATGGATATTCATTTGAAGAAAAGAGTTTAGAAAGATTTATGGCTACTCTTCTTATAACAAATATGAATGAAACGATAAAGTTTGATCTTCCAAAGCAATATGATTCATTTATATCAAAAAAGATTACAAACTGTATAGTATTTATAGATCATTTTATGAACAATGTTAATGACAGTGTTTACTATGATAAGATGCAGCATATTATCGGCGAAAAAATGAAGATAAATGCTTTATTAGATAAAAATGATAGTGATACTTGTGCCTCTAATGATACATTTGAACATGTAGATAAGTTGATTTTAAGAAGAATTACTAATCTTATAAAAGAAGGTGTAGAAGAATATGATAAATATTTAAATTTACTATCATCAAGAAGAACTCTGCACTACTATAAAAAATATATAAGTGAATATAAGGCACTAAAATGGTCAATAAATTTATTAAAGAAAAAGAAAGAACTTGATTCGTTAATAAAGACTGAAAGTATATATGATATGGTTAAATCTTATGCTAATAATTACTTCTATATAGATAAAGCATATAGAAAATTCTACTACCATTATGACAACTGTGATGACAAAGAATTATTGTGCGATTTAAAAGATATAGTTGAAAACTTATATAATAACTGGTATCTTCAAGAATTATCAATTAAGTGGAATGAAGCATTATCAAAAAATAATGGTTGGAGAATTGATGGCTTAAAGCAGCAGGATAGATTCTATTCTGAATTTGTAAAGTATGAACGTAAAGAAAGAACATATGTAATTATTTCAGATGGATTAAGATATGAAAGTGCTGATGAACTTAATACTCTGCTTGTAAATGAAAGAAAAGGTAAATCGAAAATAGAATATATTCAAGGGGTACTGCCTTCTTATACAAAACTTGGTATGGCAGCATTACTACCTAATAGATCTATTGAAATAAATGATAATTATGATGTATTAGTAGATGGCATTAATAGCAATGGAACTGAAAATAGAGATAAAATATTAAAATTATCAAATCCTAAATCATTAGCAGTAACTTATGATAAGGTTATGGATATGAAAGATTCAGAAATAAGAAAAGCCTTTACTGGATTAGATATAGTATATATTTATCATAATACAATAGATGCTCGTGGCGATCATGCAAGTACTGAAAGAGAAGTATTTAGTGCAACAGAAGAAGCATTTAAAGAAATAACTTTACTTGTTAATAAATTAGTAAACAGAGTTAGTGCAGCAAGTATTATCATTACAGCAGATCATGGATATTTGTATAAGAGAAGTACAATGGAAGAAAGTAATAAGTTAACAGGAATAAAACTAGATGATGGTGAAGATAATAGAAGATTTTTATTAACGTCTAATAAAGAAAATGTAGAGGGAACAATTACTTTTAGTATGGATTATCTTCTTGGAAAAGACTCTGATAAATATGTAATTACACCAAAAGGAACAAGTAGATTTAAAGTACAGGGAGCAGGTGCTAATTATATACATGGTGGAGCAATGCCACAAGAGATTATAGTACCTGTAATAATATTTAAAAATGATAGAAGTTCATCAAGTGTAAATGACATAAGAAAAGTTAAGATAACATTAACAAGTATTACTCGTAAAATAACTAATATAATAACTTACTTAGAGTTTTTCCAAGATGAAATGATTCAGGATAAAGTACTTTCAAAGAAAGTAAAATGTTATTTTGAAGACGAAGAAGGAAACAGAATTTCTAATGAGAATATAATCATAGGAGATTCAAGATCAGAAAATCCAAAGGAAAGAAGTTATAGAGAGAAGTTTGTATTAAAGAGTATGCCATATGATAAGACAAAGCAATACTTCTTAGTAATAGAAGATGCAGAAGATTCTAATGGTGATTATGATAGAATACCATTTAATATTGATATTGCTATAGTAGATGAGTTCGGATTTTAAAGTGTAGTCAATATTAAAGAGGGGGAAACATTGTGATTAATATTTTTTCTATATTTACCAAGAATAAAAAAACTGATTCTAATGAAATGATTAAATTTAATGATATTTGTTTTATAGAACCAGGAACGAAGAAACAATTTCTAAGTATTACACCTAATAGTGAATTTAATAAAGAAGAATTAAATAAAATAGGCAATGCCGCAAAAATAGATATGTTTTTGCAGCAATTGCCCTTAGTGGCGAACATGGTTCAGAGCCAGGAAATGAAGGGGGCTTATAAAGTAGTTTTCCCAGAAGGGATAACAGGGACTTTGATGAAATATAAAAATGGAATGCTTGGAACACCTTTTATTGGTGAAAACGGAAAAATTGCAGGTCATGCAGGATTAGTCCCATTAGATGCATCAAAGGTTTTAACACCAGTAATGATATTTTCGGCAATATCTGCAGTGACAGGTCAATATTTTATGGCACGAATAGATAAGAGCCTTTCAGTTATTTCAAAGGATGTCAAAGAAATAATAGAGTTAATCTATGATGAAAAAGAATCAGATATATATGCTATATATGATTATTATGAATACATAAAAGATAATATGACAACTATTGTAGAGAATGAATCATTAAGAATATCAGTTTTATCAAACTTGCAATTAAATAATAATAAAATGAATTCTAATGTGAAATTTTATAATAAAAGTATTCAAAGAAAGATTAGTGATTTAAATAAGGTAAATGGGGATAGTATATTTACTAGTAAGAGATTAGATAAGGTTCAAGAATTAAATAATGAAATTGAAAATCTAATGCACCAACAATCACTATGCTATGAATTGTTTTGTGTAGGTAAAATGTTAGAAGTAAAAATTGCTGAAATTTATGATAAAGATTATTATAGCAATACTATAAATGATTTTTTAAAGTTAGGTAAAGAAATTGAGGTTAGTATTGAAAGTCTAATGTATGCTTGTAATGAGGTATTAATTGAAACTAAGAAAGGTGCTTTACTAAATGAAGATAAGGTGTCAGACAAAATATTAGAATCTAATAAGCAGTATGAAGAACGAAAAAGTACATTAAGTAATAATGTTCAGAACTTAATAAACAACATAAATATGTTTTCATTAGATAGCAGTAAAGAAAAAGAATTTTATGTTATAGAAAATGAACTTTATGTAAAAACAGGGGTATAAGTTATGGATGATTTAAGTATAAAATTAAATGAGAATTTTGCAGGAAAAGTTGTTAGAAAAGACCTAACTCAGAAACTAAAACAAGGTGCAAATGTGCCAATATATGTTCTAGAATATCTTCTTGGTATGTATTGTGCAACTGATGATGAAGACAGCATAAATGAAGGCGTAGAAAGAGTTAAGAATATATTAGCAGATAATTTTGTAAGACCTGATGAAGCAGAAATGATTAAATCTAAAATAAGAGAAATGGGTAGATTTACTGTTATAGATAAGTTAACAGTAAAGTTAAATGAAAAGAAAGATATTTATGTTGCAGAATTCTCAAATTTAGGTCTAAAAGATGTTGAAATAAGTGCTAAGTATGTGAAGGAATATGAAAAACTGCTAGGTGCAGGGATTTGGTGTATAATAAAACTTCAATATTATTATGAAGAAGGAGTTAAGGATCAAAATCCTTTTATTATAGATCAAGTTACTCCAATTCAAATGCCAAGCATGGATATAGATGAATTAATAGAAGGTAGAAAGCATTTTACTAAAGATGAATGGATAGATATTCTAATACGTTCTATTGGTATGGAGCCTACACAATTAAAAAATGAAGTGAAATGGCATATGCTCCTAAGAATGGTTCCACTATGTGAGAATAATTACAATATGTGTGAACTTGGACCAAGAGGAACAGGTAAGTCTCATTTATATAAAGAAATATCACCTAATTCAATTTTAGTATCTGGTGGACAGACAACAGTAGCAAACTTATTTTATAACATGTCTCAGAGAAAAATAGGACTTGTAGGTATGTGGGATGTAGTTGCCTTTGATGAAGTAGCAGGAATAACATTTAAAGATAAAGATGGAATTCAAATAATGAAGGATTATATGGCTTCTGGTTCTTTTGCAAGAGGAAAAGAAGAAAAGGCAGCCTCTGCATCTATGGTATTTGTAGGCAATATAAATCAGAGTGTAGACGTGCTACTGAAAACTTCTCATTTATTTGAACCATTCCCAGAAGCAATGGCTTGTGATTCAGCATTTTTTGATAGAATGCATTTTTATCTTCCAGGATGGGAAGTTCCAAAGATGAGACCAGAATTAATAACAGATAGTTTTGGATTTATTACTGATTATTTAGCAGAATATTTAAGAGATATGAGAAAAAGAACATATGGGGATGCCATTGATAAATACTTTAAACTTGGTAATAACTTAAATCAAAGAGATGTTATTGCGGTAAGAAAGACAGTATCAGGATTAGTTAAATTGATTTATCCTCATGGAGAGTTCACAAAAGAGGATATTGAAGAAATTCTCAAGTACGCTTTAGTTGGAAGAAGAAGAGTTAAAGAGCAATTGAAGAAAATAGGTGGAATGGAATTCTATGATGTTCATTTTTCTTACATAGATTTAGATACAATGGAAGAAGAATTTGTATCAGTGCCTGAACAAGGCTCAGGCTCATTAATCCCAGAGGGATTAGGAAAAGCAGGGCATGTTTATACAGTAGGTGTTGGAGATTCTGGAATGATTGGTGTATATAAGATTGAAACAGAAGTAGTCTCTGGTAGTGGTAAATTTGAAAGAACAGGACTTGGTACGTGTAGAGAAGCAAAAGAAAGTATAGAAACTGCGTTTAGATATTTCAAGGCTAATAGCAGGAGTATAAGCGCATCTATTTCAACTACAAGTAAGGACTACTTGATGCATGTACAAGATGTAAATGGAGTAGGCATGACCTCTTCATTATCACTTGCAGCAATTATTGCAATGTGCTCTGGAGCACTTAATAAACCAGTACAAAGCCAATTAGCAGTATTAGGTTCTGTAAGTATTGGAGGTACTATAAACAAAGT
This genomic interval carries:
- the pglZ gene encoding BREX-1 system phosphatase PglZ type A; the protein is MNLQEIRNFLKDLFSKPLGDGKKRNIVFWYDENEDFIEEIDSFDLEDVKVIKLTENNAFHTKYYIEKENTESNILIYSNMKKPEPNEDWLYDIFCYSEEFSTDRATVIMRELGVVNPALKDEFKLYNTFFKNKERIAAFKNLNVADFTEEKVHMAVLCVLTKTKIMDFEEILKNLIKDYLDDEHRLYENITKFGSEEELWNLIRKYYGYSFEEKSLERFMATLLITNMNETIKFDLPKQYDSFISKKITNCIVFIDHFMNNVNDSVYYDKMQHIIGEKMKINALLDKNDSDTCASNDTFEHVDKLILRRITNLIKEGVEEYDKYLNLLSSRRTLHYYKKYISEYKALKWSINLLKKKKELDSLIKTESIYDMVKSYANNYFYIDKAYRKFYYHYDNCDDKELLCDLKDIVENLYNNWYLQELSIKWNEALSKNNGWRIDGLKQQDRFYSEFVKYERKERTYVIISDGLRYESADELNTLLVNERKGKSKIEYIQGVLPSYTKLGMAALLPNRSIEINDNYDVLVDGINSNGTENRDKILKLSNPKSLAVTYDKVMDMKDSEIRKAFTGLDIVYIYHNTIDARGDHASTEREVFSATEEAFKEITLLVNKLVNRVSAASIIITADHGYLYKRSTMEESNKLTGIKLDDGEDNRRFLLTSNKENVEGTITFSMDYLLGKDSDKYVITPKGTSRFKVQGAGANYIHGGAMPQEIIVPVIIFKNDRSSSSVNDIRKVKITLTSITRKITNIITYLEFFQDEMIQDKVLSKKVKCYFEDEEGNRISNENIIIGDSRSENPKERSYREKFVLKSMPYDKTKQYFLVIEDAEDSNGDYDRIPFNIDIAIVDEFGF
- the pglX gene encoding BREX-1 system adenine-specific DNA-methyltransferase PglX — encoded protein: MDKNKIKSFAVWARRKMIESVTEKAERIGITQDKIEEVEQVQGGFKLGEETFYLSIKHRNALIHEINEKGFEEVMEEVAYTWFNRFMGLRYMEVNDYLPSGVRILSSSVDGRIEPDVLSKLSEIIEELSLNGEEIYELLDSGTTSDREKAYRTILVKQCNELGKIMPQMFEKISDYTELLLPDNLLEEGSVIRKMVEDIEESDWKEEVEIIGWMYQYYISEKKDEVFAALKKNVKITKENIPAATQLFTPKWIVKYMVENSLGRLWIEGHPNDELQSEWKYYLEEVEQEPEVEEELQKIREEHLRLTPEDIKVLDPCMGSGHILVYAFDVLYEIYKTAGYSEREIPKLILKNNLYGLDIDDRAAQLASFALIMKARHYNRRLFREIEREHLELNLCSIQESNEITDEAIDYFANGNEELKNDVKYLVDVFTDAKEYGSILEVKSVDFDAIKQRLKEVEDEDNLMFGDYRKAILDNLPAIVMQGKTMSRLYEVCITNPPYMGSDGMSQKLRDFVIKEYPSSKSDMYSVFIEKTFKYTKSNYLTSLVTMHSWMFLNSYKDLRKKIITDFTINSLVQLGFEAFEGINGKVVQTVSWVSRKKSIKDFKATYIKLVDFYDSQRYRKEIEFFNNKNRYCETRQIDYLKIDGMPINYWISNKVRTIFSIANKLETLGEARQGLATGDNDKFIRIWTEVDYSKIGFYFPSTESFLESSFKYAPINKGGLFRKWYGNNESVIKFDQPSFEILSKQGNKLPSKQFYFKKGMTWTKVSTNTFSVRYCDKGYVFSDAGMKITMDERNLSYIGSLLNSKIVNKFLAAISETINYEKGNIARIPIIIEERFKGRINSSFEECINLSKNDWDSFETSWDFKVHPLLKLLDIGSQYKLSSIFNIWETECEENFVQLKSNEEELNRIFIDIYGLQDELTPEVEEKDITIRKADRTREIKSLISYAVGCMFGRYSIDAEGLIYAGGEFGDKWSINSNQCKVRSINKDDEGNVISVSWGDATFVPDKDNIIPITEDEYFEDDIVARFIEFIRTVYGEENLEENLDYIADSIGRKTSESARQAIRRYFIKDFYKDHLKIYQKRPIYWMFDSGKNDGFKCLVYMHRYNEQTIAKVRTDYLHTLQRKYEAEINRQQLVLDSSDSSAKDKAVAKKKIDRINKQIEECKEYDEVVAYFANEKISIDLDDGVKVNYAKFQDVKVINSKNKEVKMNLLAKI
- the brxC gene encoding BREX system P-loop protein BrxC, with protein sequence MDIKLKEMFYKPIDRDIKGVIKVGQADDENIKQELEEYVVTGELNRHIEKFFESYKEGIISHTDKNGVWISGFFGSGKSHFLKILSYLLENRVIEGKNAIEYFDDKGLDNFTLANMKAAEDVSTDVILFNIDSKSDSDSKSNKDAIVNVFNKVFNEMQGFCGSMPWVADLERQMVKDGVYDEFKKEFEEISGTPWIEAREDFYYEEDSIIEALSKTTKMSIDAAKNWYNKCEENYSLSIEKFASRVEEYCESKGKNHHVVFLVDEIGQYIGDNTQLMLNLQTVVEDLGTKCNGKCFVIVTSQEGLDEFTKVKGNDFSKIQGRFNTRLSLSSANVDEVIKKRILRKTEGATSHLKALYEQKESIIKNLLTFTTDTAEMKLYKNSEDFAEVYPFIPYQFNLLQSAFNGVREHGASGKSLSRGERSLLGAYQQVAKEYMNCDSNILVPFSAFYSTIETFLDSSIRSVIMNAEKNENLDKFDVEVLKLLFLVKYVKEIKANIENLSTLLVDEIDASKKEIKDKVNEALKKLIKQTLVQKNGDEYVFLTNDEQDVNKEIKNISIDSGEITLKAGEIIFDDIYGESKFTYSRKYIFAFNKIVDDRTRGPQNNEVGVKVITANFNLVGGTSQSELKQLSVRENNVIVSIAKDDKFIEEIENVLKIDAYLRLKGGTKSSTSIEDIKTKKSREREDRLKRAKFLIEESLRTSEIYVNGTLLELKEKSGVDKINEGLKSLIDSKYNKINYIKEFKDSSKDLYDIMDAKLNQISLVDNDPNRLAVEEIKTHIETSTARNLQVTVKSVLSKFSNAPYGWKDIDIQSIIVTLFKKQDIKAVLNDEVLAPNNREIVNYVTKRDYVERVILKTREKVPNKYIEVLKDLNKDIFGFSSIPSDEDGMMASFKDSSRSELHRIDLMLNNFSIGCKYPGEDVLMNGQKLFKEVIEIKDTLEFFKEVYDSEDDFLDYVDKIDNIKGFFFKKENGSIDTSSKGEQRIIFDNALKTISNFDENCEFFVNDEIDNIVNEIKDITKMKEPYSKIPNIPLLIEKYNNKVLELLEEESKPVIEFIQQSKKEVIEALENYDLKDKFETQVIDDFNRYVDRSEKADNFTTLSSMKDLTDKLKVKWIRQIVSEAETIKRLKEQEIAKANTITETQSKDDYKASKPLEQRSIPEVKVEIKTKTLSMRELVKGQKVIKNESDIDEIVETLRKKLQEELDTDTIITLI